One Pseudoliparis swirei isolate HS2019 ecotype Mariana Trench chromosome 4, NWPU_hadal_v1, whole genome shotgun sequence genomic window carries:
- the rplp2l gene encoding ribosomal protein, large P2, like, giving the protein MRYVAAYLLAALSGNDKPASKDIKKILESVGIEADDTRMAKVISELAGKNVEEVIATGYGKLASVPAGGAVAVASSAAAGSGGAAAPAAAAAVEEEEKKDESEGSDDDMGFGLFD; this is encoded by the exons ATGCGTTACGTTGCTGCTTACCTGCTCGCTGCCCTGAGTGGCAATGACAAGCCTGCATCCAAGGATATCAAGAAGATCCTAGAAAGTGTTGGCATTGAGGCCGATGACACGCGCATGGCCAAG GTCATTTCTGAGCTCGCAGGCAAGAATGTGGAGGAGGTGATCGCCACAG gtTATGGTAAACTGGCCAGCGTGCCAGCTGGTGGTGCTGTAGCTGTTGCCAGCTCTGCGGCTGCTGGCTCAGGTGGAGCTGCTGCCCCTGCAG ctgctgctgctgttgaggaggaagagaagaaggacgAGTCTGAGGGGTCCGATGACGACATGGGATTCGGCCTCTTCGACTAA